From Pseudanabaena sp. PCC 6802, one genomic window encodes:
- a CDS encoding Rieske 2Fe-2S domain-containing protein, translating into MSRNSAIASDLEVENSSTNSRFPFTSFPNGWFRVAYSDELALEEVKPLYYFGRDLVLFRTIDGIPHLLDAHCPHLGAHLGYGASVAGETIRCPFHGWQFNGSGRCTNVPYTKEVPPRAQINSWPICEVNGLILAYHDAERKTPSWQVPEFTQWNAKDWTPFHRQSWKIRTHAQEMVENSVDTTHFVALHGAHTCEHAFLKTDGTILTNRMRGGYNVSLLEKLMIRGDIEIDYTFYGLGLYTTHSTGLHRVRSWIDATLKLNTILIFMLTPIDREYLDVHILYSIRKFANGAVTRAIYKKTLADTIKLIEQDIPIMENKLYRSAPLLCEGDGPIMQCRHWACQFYSEGI; encoded by the coding sequence ATGTCAAGAAATTCTGCGATCGCTTCCGACTTAGAAGTTGAAAATTCCAGTACGAACTCTCGTTTTCCCTTCACGTCTTTCCCTAATGGGTGGTTTAGAGTGGCCTATAGCGACGAACTCGCTCTGGAAGAAGTCAAGCCACTATACTACTTTGGTAGAGACCTCGTCCTCTTTCGCACCATTGATGGTATTCCACATCTACTCGATGCCCATTGTCCCCATCTGGGCGCTCATCTCGGTTATGGGGCAAGCGTTGCAGGCGAAACGATTCGCTGTCCCTTTCACGGCTGGCAATTCAATGGCAGCGGTCGGTGTACAAACGTCCCCTATACAAAGGAGGTTCCTCCTAGAGCACAGATTAACTCTTGGCCGATTTGTGAAGTTAACGGCCTGATTCTCGCGTACCACGATGCAGAGAGAAAAACTCCCTCATGGCAAGTACCAGAATTTACGCAGTGGAATGCTAAAGACTGGACTCCTTTCCACCGTCAATCCTGGAAAATTCGCACGCACGCGCAAGAGATGGTAGAGAATAGCGTGGATACAACGCACTTTGTAGCTCTACACGGGGCACATACCTGCGAGCATGCGTTCCTAAAAACAGATGGCACCATATTAACCAATCGAATGCGCGGGGGATATAACGTCTCCTTGTTAGAAAAACTTATGATTCGAGGCGATATTGAAATCGACTACACCTTCTACGGTCTGGGTTTGTATACAACTCACAGTACCGGGCTGCATAGGGTTCGCAGCTGGATCGATGCAACCCTAAAGTTGAACACCATTTTGATCTTCATGCTAACTCCAATCGATCGCGAATATCTCGACGTACATATCCTTTACAGTATTCGGAAATTTGCAAATGGTGCAGTTACGCGAGCCATCTACAAAAAGACCCTTGCAGACACAATTAAACTGATCGAACAGGACATCCCCATTATGGAAAATAAACTTTACCGCAGCGCTCCTTTACTCTGCGAAGGCGATGGCCCCATTATGCAATGCCGTCACTGGGCGTGTCAATTTTACTCGGAGGGAATCTAG
- a CDS encoding cytochrome P450, which translates to MTLPNGPQAPTLLQLLQLRFNPTHYLEAANRRCPNLFALKSAWNSNHLVIVNHPQALRQMFANETTQFDAPGQLHEFFKPFLGDYSVMTVDGDRHQRQRHLLMPAFHGERVWTYGQQICSLTRSVMDGVACDRPFTARSNMQEIALKIMLEVIFGISDGKRSQRFEWLIRAIFEIFKSPVSSTLIFSTAARWDLGPWSPWGHFLSLKRELDELIYTEIADRRQNPHSERHDILALLMSACDEDGIPMSDVEIRDELLSLLLSGHETTSAILAWALYWVHHLSDVRQRLLAELDALDGDRDPKSLYRLPYLTAVCQETMRIYPVAFMTFPRVVRSPVRLLDCDLDPGTVLLGCIYLTHQREDLYPDPKQFKPERFLERQFSPYEFLPFGGGSRRCIGAALAQMTISLVLATILSNYELELVDRESIRPQVRGLLLVPSGGVTMRLKGKRSEKERQSSMAESYAPLNARFL; encoded by the coding sequence ATGACTCTGCCAAATGGCCCTCAAGCCCCCACTCTCTTACAACTATTGCAGCTAAGATTCAATCCCACCCACTACCTGGAAGCGGCTAATCGAAGGTGCCCCAATCTATTTGCGCTGAAATCCGCTTGGAATTCCAACCATCTAGTGATTGTCAATCACCCGCAGGCTCTCCGTCAGATGTTCGCAAATGAAACGACTCAATTTGATGCTCCTGGACAGTTACATGAGTTTTTCAAACCATTTTTGGGAGATTACTCAGTGATGACAGTGGATGGCGATCGCCACCAGCGACAACGCCACCTCCTCATGCCTGCTTTTCATGGAGAAAGGGTGTGGACTTACGGCCAACAAATTTGTAGCCTCACGCGATCGGTGATGGATGGAGTTGCTTGCGATCGCCCGTTTACGGCTCGCTCTAACATGCAGGAAATCGCTCTGAAAATCATGCTAGAAGTCATATTTGGCATCAGCGATGGGAAGCGCAGTCAGCGTTTTGAATGGCTGATTCGCGCGATTTTCGAGATCTTCAAATCCCCTGTAAGCTCCACGCTAATATTCTCTACTGCCGCACGCTGGGATTTAGGTCCTTGGAGTCCGTGGGGACATTTCCTCTCCCTAAAGCGAGAGTTAGACGAACTGATTTATACTGAAATTGCCGATCGTCGTCAAAATCCCCATTCCGAACGGCATGACATTCTGGCGCTGTTGATGTCAGCCTGCGATGAAGATGGCATCCCGATGAGCGATGTAGAGATACGCGATGAATTGCTCTCCCTTTTGCTCTCAGGACACGAGACGACATCCGCCATTCTAGCTTGGGCGCTGTATTGGGTGCATCACTTAAGCGATGTCCGCCAGAGATTGCTGGCAGAGTTAGATGCATTAGACGGCGATCGCGACCCTAAATCCCTGTATCGACTTCCCTACCTTACAGCCGTCTGCCAGGAAACCATGCGAATTTATCCTGTTGCCTTCATGACGTTCCCGCGAGTGGTGAGATCGCCAGTTCGCTTACTGGACTGCGATCTCGACCCCGGTACGGTTCTGCTCGGGTGCATCTATCTCACGCACCAGCGCGAAGATCTCTATCCCGATCCCAAGCAATTCAAACCAGAACGATTTTTAGAACGTCAGTTTTCTCCTTATGAGTTTTTGCCTTTTGGCGGTGGCAGCCGTCGCTGTATTGGCGCAGCTTTAGCGCAGATGACGATCTCACTAGTGTTGGCAACGATCCTCTCAAACTACGAACTGGAGTTGGTAGATCGCGAATCCATACGCCCCCAAGTTCGGGGTCTTCTGCTCGTTCCTTCAGGAGGGGTAACCATGCGTCTCAAAGGGAAGCGCTCAGAAAAAGAGAGGCAGTCTTCAATGGCAGAAAGTTATGCTCCTTTAAATGCGAGGTTTCTATGA
- a CDS encoding glycosyltransferase: MSSRIVICTNGTLGDFYPYLAIALELKARGHSVVLATGRLYQTEVETQGIEFYPIQPDLSSYTPEALRAAISKMMDCKRGTEYVLRQLLIPHVKTSYDAMMDIVRGADLLLTHPLFFAGPLVAEKTGIRWVSTVLAPISIPSIYDPAVLNADSLIQPKMVKPWLARLLQQLGRWYLRPWSEPIRQLRNELGLSIGGDPLFEGQFSPHLVLALFSQVLAIPQPDWPSQVRIAGFMFDDRDRTNRLPPELIDFLDAGSPPIVFTLGSSAVWDADDFFIESALAARRSGYRAVLLAGPDVDRLPSECLSENIVAFGYVPHSALFPRAAAIVLHGGIGTTAQALRSGRPMLFVPYAHDQPDNAARAKRLGVARILSRRRYKANRLAIELRSLLEDSSYTNRAAEISLRVRAETGVRAACDAIEAQLKVPPRVVT, translated from the coding sequence ATGAGCAGCCGCATCGTAATTTGCACCAATGGCACCCTGGGCGACTTTTATCCTTATCTGGCGATCGCGCTGGAGTTGAAAGCGCGGGGTCACTCAGTAGTCCTTGCCACAGGAAGACTTTACCAAACAGAGGTTGAGACTCAGGGTATTGAGTTTTATCCCATTCAACCCGATCTTTCCTCTTATACTCCTGAAGCACTGCGAGCAGCGATAAGTAAGATGATGGATTGTAAACGAGGTACGGAATACGTTCTGCGCCAGCTATTGATCCCTCATGTCAAAACTAGTTACGATGCTATGATGGATATTGTACGCGGAGCTGACTTGTTGCTGACCCACCCACTTTTCTTTGCAGGCCCCCTAGTAGCAGAGAAAACGGGCATTCGCTGGGTGTCTACCGTACTGGCTCCCATTTCAATTCCTTCGATTTACGATCCTGCCGTCCTGAACGCAGACAGTCTCATTCAGCCGAAAATGGTTAAGCCCTGGCTGGCTCGCCTTTTACAGCAACTCGGTAGATGGTACCTGCGTCCCTGGAGCGAACCAATACGACAGCTACGTAACGAACTGGGTTTATCCATTGGAGGCGATCCGCTCTTTGAAGGTCAGTTTTCGCCTCACCTCGTCCTGGCACTGTTCTCTCAGGTTCTCGCTATTCCTCAACCGGACTGGCCTTCTCAGGTTCGCATCGCTGGTTTTATGTTTGACGATCGCGATCGTACCAATCGCTTGCCGCCAGAATTAATCGACTTCCTGGATGCAGGTTCTCCTCCTATCGTGTTTACGCTGGGTTCGTCAGCCGTTTGGGATGCGGATGACTTTTTTATAGAGAGTGCGCTGGCAGCGAGACGCTCAGGCTATCGCGCCGTCTTGCTCGCCGGGCCGGATGTCGATCGCTTGCCATCGGAGTGTCTGTCAGAAAACATCGTTGCCTTTGGCTACGTTCCCCATTCAGCTCTGTTCCCACGTGCGGCAGCCATTGTACTCCACGGCGGCATTGGGACTACAGCCCAAGCACTGCGCTCCGGTCGCCCGATGTTGTTCGTTCCCTACGCCCACGATCAGCCGGATAACGCTGCTCGCGCTAAGCGGTTGGGCGTTGCGCGCATTCTCTCTCGCCGTCGCTATAAGGCCAATCGCCTCGCAATCGAACTGAGATCGTTGCTTGAAGACAGCTCTTACACGAACCGCGCTGCAGAAATTAGCTTGCGAGTGCGGGCAGAAACTGGAGTTCGGGCAGCTTGCGATGCGATCGAAGCACAACTCAAAGTTCCACCCAGAGTTGTAACCTAG
- a CDS encoding FkbM family methyltransferase, giving the protein MTRFNLPSVAEVTLKNGAKIFCLHKGEAQFMAEEVKEYLKHGIEIQEGDTIFDVGANIGVFTIWAYQLCDRNANIYAFEPIPKIFDVLFRNARRFNFENLKVFPYGLAQEPKTATFAYYPAATLWSSADLDFSKEQIEESKNAVLRNIEATPLWFQRLPGFLRKAFVDYMFGRTTRNAERVTCQLRTLSEVVREQCICQIDLLKIDVEKGELDVLLGIEERDWPKIKQVAIEVHDVDRRVETISALLKARGLDAITVDQQPILKGSSVFLLYAKRQ; this is encoded by the coding sequence ATGACACGATTTAATCTACCTTCTGTTGCAGAGGTCACCCTTAAGAACGGCGCAAAGATCTTCTGCCTGCATAAAGGTGAAGCACAATTTATGGCTGAAGAGGTCAAAGAGTATCTCAAACATGGTATTGAGATTCAAGAAGGCGATACTATATTCGATGTAGGCGCTAATATTGGCGTTTTTACAATCTGGGCATACCAGCTATGCGATCGCAATGCCAACATCTATGCCTTTGAGCCAATTCCCAAAATTTTTGACGTGCTGTTCCGCAATGCTCGACGTTTCAATTTCGAGAATCTGAAAGTATTTCCATACGGGCTGGCACAGGAACCTAAAACAGCGACATTCGCCTATTATCCCGCTGCAACACTGTGGTCGAGTGCCGATCTCGACTTTTCCAAAGAACAGATTGAGGAGTCAAAGAATGCCGTACTCCGCAATATCGAAGCAACACCTCTCTGGTTTCAGCGTCTTCCCGGTTTCCTGCGAAAAGCCTTTGTTGATTATATGTTTGGGAGAACAACTAGGAATGCGGAGCGCGTCACCTGTCAATTGAGGACGCTTTCTGAAGTTGTCCGCGAACAATGCATTTGTCAGATTGACTTGCTCAAAATAGATGTCGAAAAAGGTGAGTTGGATGTTCTTCTCGGGATTGAAGAACGAGATTGGCCTAAAATCAAACAAGTTGCGATCGAAGTTCACGATGTAGATCGTCGAGTCGAGACGATTTCGGCTTTGCTCAAAGCACGCGGACTGGACGCGATTACCGTAGACCAGCAACCTATCCTCAAAGGTTCCAGCGTTTTCCTACTTTATGCTAAGCGCCAGTAG